A window of Prevotella fusca JCM 17724 genomic DNA:
TAACACCTTGCTTGAGAATGTTGACAAGTGTGTTTTCAGCAGCGATGCAGTAAAGAAAGACCTTATCGCGCAGGCGAAGGCCATCCGTGCTTATAACTATTTCCGCATGGGTTTCCTTTATGGAGGTGTGCCAATCGTCAAGCCTTTCACCAGTGCACAGGAAGCACGTGTGCCACGTAACACGGAGCAAGAGGTGAAGGACTTGGTATTCAAAGACTTGGATGAGGCTATTGCCGACATCAATACTACGCCTGCAGCACGTGGACGTATCGCAAAGGGTGCTGCCCTGGCTATGAAGATGCGTGCTGCCCTTTACTGGGGCGACTATCAGAAGGCGAAAGATGCTGCGCAGGCTATCATTGACATGGGAAAATACGAGCTTGAGGCTGATTATACCAACCTCTTCAAGTTAGATGGCAGAGACTCAAAGGAGATCATCCTTGCCGTGCAGTATAAGAGCGGTACCCGCCAGTTGGGTACTATCGGACAGCTGTATAACAACGGTGATGGTGGTTGGTCATCAGTGGTTCCGACGCAGAAGTGTGTCGATAACTATGAGATGAGTAACGGCATGACCATTGACGAGGCAGGCTCTGGCTACGATGCAACCCATCCTTTCCACGGTCGTGACCCACGCATGGCGATGACCATTCTCTATCCAGGTTGTACATGGAAAGGCTATGTGTATAACACGCTTGGTGAGGAGCTGAACGGGAAAAAGAATCCTAACTATCCATCAAATGCTGCCAACTCTTCCAAGACTGCGCTCACATGGCGTAAGTACTTGGATCCTATGAGCCAGTATTCTGATATATGGGATACCGAGTGCTGCCCGAT
This region includes:
- a CDS encoding RagB/SusD family nutrient uptake outer membrane protein yields the protein MKTIRTYILAGVAALSLSSCDDFLNTVPKDAMSPATTWKTGDDAAKFLVGCYDGWEEGAALLYWDAGSDFAYNNFPWEGFTNIGNGSLSPSSPGWSFYDFTIIGRCNTLLENVDKCVFSSDAVKKDLIAQAKAIRAYNYFRMGFLYGGVPIVKPFTSAQEARVPRNTEQEVKDLVFKDLDEAIADINTTPAARGRIAKGAALAMKMRAALYWGDYQKAKDAAQAIIDMGKYELEADYTNLFKLDGRDSKEIILAVQYKSGTRQLGTIGQLYNNGDGGWSSVVPTQKCVDNYEMSNGMTIDEAGSGYDATHPFHGRDPRMAMTILYPGCTWKGYVYNTLGEELNGKKNPNYPSNAANSSKTALTWRKYLDPMSQYSDIWDTECCPIVFRYAEVLLTWAEAENELNGPSANVYTMIDKVRTRVGMPVVDQAKYNTKEKLRELIHRERGSEFAGEGLRRADILRWKTNGKMVAEIVLNGPLNRITGTIDSTLVDPTMRAVVSGASKVEDRTFQTFHRYLPIPQWNISDNPKLEQNPGYAK